One genomic region from Flavobacterium lindanitolerans encodes:
- a CDS encoding LytR/AlgR family response regulator transcription factor, whose product MQAHKALIIDDEVNNIALLKHFVTKYCPSIEVVGEALTISEGISEIREKEPDILFLDIKLNEGNSFEILDQLDNLKAQVIFVTSYDEYALKAFKYNAVDYILKPIIIEDVILAVNKAVKNIEQQDFFDFGKLTSLPNETTSFSENKEYIAIPSLDKVDMVKSSQITYIEADNKYTVFHTIEGKKYTSSKNLLSFEETLDKARFFRIHHSFILNIEHLVTIIKKDGSYCEMSDGTLLPIARRKLEDFHRFLKIKN is encoded by the coding sequence ATGCAAGCCCATAAAGCCCTGATAATTGACGATGAAGTCAACAATATTGCCTTATTAAAACATTTCGTCACCAAATACTGTCCGAGTATAGAAGTCGTTGGCGAAGCCCTGACCATATCAGAAGGCATTTCCGAAATCAGGGAGAAAGAACCGGATATTCTTTTTTTGGATATAAAATTAAACGAAGGCAATTCCTTTGAAATCCTGGACCAACTGGATAATCTTAAAGCGCAGGTAATTTTCGTTACTTCTTATGACGAGTATGCCCTTAAAGCTTTTAAATATAATGCTGTGGATTATATTCTAAAACCCATCATTATAGAAGATGTGATTTTGGCCGTAAACAAAGCTGTAAAGAACATCGAGCAGCAAGACTTTTTTGATTTTGGAAAACTTACATCCTTGCCTAACGAAACCACATCTTTTTCTGAAAACAAAGAATATATAGCCATTCCTTCTCTGGATAAGGTTGATATGGTCAAAAGCAGCCAGATTACCTATATTGAGGCAGATAATAAATATACTGTTTTCCATACCATAGAGGGTAAAAAATATACCTCCAGCAAAAATCTTTTAAGTTTTGAGGAAACACTGGACAAGGCCCGCTTTTTCAGAATACACCATTCTTTCATACTCAATATTGAGCATCTTGTTACGATTATCAAAAAAGACGGAAGCTATTGCGAAATGTCGGATGGTACATTATTGCCTATTGCCAGACGTAAGCTGGAAGATTTCCATCGGTTTCTCAAAATCAAAAACTAG